A window from Streptomyces subrutilus encodes these proteins:
- a CDS encoding serine/threonine-protein kinase, with protein sequence MEPLRDDDPQTIGGYTLVCRIGSGGMGQVFLGESAAGQQVAVKVIKPSVLDEDTRTRFLLEVDSLKTVYGPFVAAFVTADAHADAPWLAVEYVPGPDLRSFVTEHGPLPAAETASLGALLAEGLVTVHEAGLLHRDLKPQNILLASYGPKVIDFGLAVLAERRSFLTATGYVVGSILCMPPEQARGEHQLDRAADVYALGAVLLYAATGHYPYTGPTWQAVALRIEDPATAPDLTGLPPELSPLIADMLGMDPAARPTLAQVTAALVQVMHGLGLTARQAKRRLTDRIPAVVVPQLPTATPEYTPTLVDVAATEDEEYSAGQGAESSPEEESADSAVTPEEVPSAPAGETASRGTVSRRRTEAGARLSAPLRIAEQIRAAYARDARF encoded by the coding sequence GTGGAGCCACTGAGGGACGACGATCCGCAGACCATCGGCGGCTACACCCTGGTATGCAGGATCGGTTCGGGTGGCATGGGCCAGGTGTTCCTCGGTGAATCGGCGGCCGGGCAACAGGTCGCGGTGAAGGTGATCAAACCTTCGGTCCTCGACGAGGACACCCGTACCCGGTTCCTCCTGGAAGTCGACAGCCTGAAGACGGTGTACGGGCCGTTCGTCGCCGCCTTCGTGACAGCGGACGCACACGCCGACGCGCCCTGGCTCGCCGTCGAGTACGTGCCCGGGCCCGATCTGCGGTCCTTCGTCACCGAGCACGGCCCGCTCCCCGCGGCCGAGACCGCCAGCCTCGGAGCGCTGCTCGCCGAGGGACTGGTGACCGTGCACGAGGCGGGCCTGCTGCACCGCGACCTGAAGCCGCAGAACATCCTGCTCGCTTCCTACGGCCCCAAGGTCATCGACTTCGGCCTGGCCGTACTCGCCGAGCGGCGCTCCTTCCTGACCGCGACCGGCTACGTCGTGGGGTCCATTCTGTGCATGCCTCCGGAGCAGGCGCGCGGCGAACACCAGCTCGACCGGGCCGCCGACGTCTACGCGCTCGGTGCCGTCCTGCTCTACGCCGCCACCGGGCACTATCCGTACACCGGTCCCACCTGGCAGGCCGTCGCGCTCAGGATCGAGGATCCGGCCACCGCCCCCGACCTCACTGGCCTGCCCCCCGAGCTCAGCCCGCTGATCGCGGACATGCTCGGGATGGATCCGGCGGCCCGGCCGACGCTGGCGCAGGTGACCGCCGCACTGGTCCAGGTCATGCACGGCCTCGGCCTCACCGCCCGCCAGGCCAAGCGCCGGCTCACGGACCGCATCCCCGCCGTGGTCGTCCCACAGCTCCCGACCGCGACCCCCGAGTACACCCCGACCTTGGTGGACGTGGCGGCCACGGAGGACGAGGAGTACTCGGCGGGGCAGGGGGCGGAGTCTTCGCCGGAGGAGGAATCCGCCGACTCCGCCGTGACACCCGAAGAGGTCCCCTCGGCGCCTGCCGGAGAAACGGCTTCGCGCGGCACCGTCTCGCGCCGCAGGACCGAGGCCGGTGCCCGGCTCTCCGCCCCCCTCCGTATCGCGGAACAGATCCGGGCCGCGTACGCCCGTGACGCCCGGTTCTGA
- a CDS encoding SNF2-related protein: MAEQGENRYPPGAQILVRDEQWLVRNSMPTEHDGEKIEALGVSEFVRDEEAVFFSGIDAVELLDPEKTRLVSDTSSYFRRARLFLEAVIRKTPLPQSERGLALADRFLLDPLAYQQRPAELALSMRNLRPRLLIADVVGLGKTLEIGLTLAELIRRGRGERILVVTPQSVLEQFQHELWTRFAIPLVRLDSLGLQRIQREIPAGRNPFTHYKRVIISVDTLKNIGQYRHHLERIRWDAVVIDESHNLINAGSQRRALAEILAPRTDALLLASATPHNGDKRSFADLISLLDPAAIADRDHYDPAEDLGHLYIRRTKISPEVRDQMGDEWPDRGPTLSLHCPATEAEEKIFAELTDHWLPVPPASSEFGTADQDRVSVTADPLFAFGLLKTFLSSHKALGDTVATRLTTLQGKLDTAAKEGRTPDPAIAPEQEALRRLRELVDGMGDGTAPGDSAKLDTLVEQLKEIGVGPRSTTRAVIFSERIRTLKWLSRTVPARLGFKADEDGSFKAVRLLHGGLGDQEQLKILEAFGLADNQVRLLFTGDVASEGVNLHRQCHQLIHYDIPWSLIRIEQRNGRIDRYGQEHQPEFRALVLTSAHPGAKDDRTVAEKLILREEEAHKLNGTAEAETGCYRAEEEERRLIRELVKGGSVEDFLDDAAENGDSELFDLFGQVDTVTEHELPARAELVSLFDGNTAEFVGTALDEVFGDQAAGLIDLSRKNEGSGSYLSLSPAMAPDLLHRLKALPPSYLKEQGVAKRMLVTFDRALAQRKLDEARKSSTSLWPEVSFLTDLHPVVEWLTDKVLVEFGHQEAPVITSPHVDGPVFLVQGIYSNALGRPTVVRWMAVTGLDGSAGCPGVVPMADALRDAKVDPRLARTGGPRDLDHLQSLVPAAVAVARDHLEAGKEEWAAQLSEPLAAYREHVSGWKQDTLEGGASGRRERQVEETADELARLLDQLETTGRPLLRVLAVLDRPGDPASAAAGTDGPPTPEPTPSDDQAENN, from the coding sequence GTGGCAGAGCAGGGGGAGAACCGGTATCCGCCGGGCGCCCAGATCCTCGTACGTGACGAGCAGTGGCTGGTCCGCAACTCCATGCCGACGGAACACGACGGCGAGAAGATCGAGGCGCTCGGTGTATCCGAGTTCGTCCGTGACGAGGAAGCGGTCTTCTTCAGCGGGATCGACGCCGTGGAGCTCCTCGACCCCGAGAAGACCCGCCTGGTGTCGGACACCTCCTCCTATTTCCGCCGGGCCCGTCTCTTCCTCGAAGCCGTCATCCGCAAGACGCCCCTCCCGCAGTCGGAGCGCGGCCTCGCCCTCGCGGACCGCTTCCTGCTCGACCCGCTGGCCTACCAGCAGAGACCCGCCGAGCTGGCCCTGTCCATGCGCAACCTCCGCCCCCGCCTGCTCATCGCGGACGTGGTGGGCCTCGGCAAGACCCTGGAGATCGGTCTCACCCTCGCCGAGCTGATCCGGCGCGGCCGGGGCGAGCGCATCCTGGTCGTCACGCCGCAGAGCGTGCTCGAACAGTTCCAGCACGAGCTGTGGACCCGCTTCGCCATCCCGCTCGTCCGCCTGGATTCCCTGGGCCTCCAGCGCATCCAGCGGGAGATCCCGGCCGGCCGCAACCCGTTCACCCACTACAAGCGGGTGATCATCTCGGTGGACACGCTCAAGAACATCGGTCAGTACCGGCACCACTTGGAGCGCATCCGCTGGGACGCCGTCGTCATCGACGAGTCGCACAACCTGATCAACGCCGGCAGCCAGCGCCGCGCCCTGGCCGAGATCCTCGCCCCCCGCACGGACGCCCTGCTCCTCGCGAGCGCGACCCCGCACAACGGTGACAAGCGCTCCTTCGCGGACCTGATCTCGCTATTGGACCCCGCCGCCATCGCCGACCGGGACCACTACGACCCGGCCGAGGACCTCGGGCACCTCTACATCCGCCGTACGAAGATCAGCCCCGAGGTCCGGGACCAGATGGGCGACGAGTGGCCCGACCGCGGCCCCACGCTCTCCCTGCACTGCCCGGCCACCGAGGCCGAGGAGAAGATCTTCGCGGAGCTCACCGACCACTGGCTGCCCGTGCCCCCGGCGAGCAGCGAGTTCGGCACCGCCGACCAGGACCGGGTCTCCGTCACCGCCGACCCGCTGTTCGCCTTCGGTCTGCTGAAGACCTTCCTTTCCTCCCACAAGGCCCTCGGCGACACCGTCGCGACTCGCCTCACCACGCTCCAGGGCAAGCTGGACACGGCGGCGAAGGAGGGCCGCACCCCGGACCCGGCCATCGCGCCCGAGCAGGAAGCCCTGCGCCGCCTGCGCGAGCTCGTCGACGGCATGGGCGACGGCACCGCACCCGGCGATTCCGCGAAACTGGACACCCTGGTCGAGCAGCTCAAGGAGATCGGCGTCGGCCCACGCTCCACCACCCGGGCCGTGATCTTCTCCGAGCGCATCCGCACCCTCAAGTGGCTGTCCCGCACCGTGCCCGCCCGGCTGGGTTTCAAGGCGGACGAGGACGGCTCCTTCAAGGCCGTCCGCCTCCTCCACGGTGGCCTCGGCGACCAGGAACAACTGAAGATCCTTGAGGCCTTCGGGCTGGCAGACAACCAGGTGCGCCTCCTGTTCACCGGTGACGTCGCCTCCGAGGGCGTCAACCTGCACCGGCAGTGCCACCAGCTGATCCACTACGACATCCCGTGGTCCCTGATCCGGATCGAACAGCGCAACGGCCGTATCGACCGCTACGGTCAGGAGCACCAGCCCGAGTTCCGCGCCCTGGTCCTCACCTCCGCCCACCCCGGCGCCAAGGACGACCGCACGGTCGCCGAGAAGCTGATCCTGCGCGAGGAGGAGGCGCACAAGCTCAACGGGACCGCGGAGGCCGAAACCGGCTGCTACCGGGCCGAGGAGGAAGAACGGCGACTCATCAGGGAACTGGTGAAGGGCGGGAGCGTGGAGGACTTCCTCGACGACGCCGCCGAGAACGGCGACTCCGAGCTCTTCGACCTGTTCGGCCAGGTGGACACCGTCACCGAGCACGAGCTGCCCGCCCGCGCCGAACTGGTCTCCCTCTTCGACGGGAACACCGCCGAGTTCGTGGGCACCGCCCTCGACGAGGTGTTCGGAGACCAGGCGGCCGGCCTGATCGACCTCTCCAGGAAGAACGAGGGCAGCGGCTCCTACCTCTCCCTGTCCCCGGCCATGGCGCCCGACCTGCTCCACCGGCTCAAGGCCCTGCCGCCGTCCTACCTCAAGGAACAGGGAGTGGCCAAGCGCATGCTGGTCACCTTCGACCGGGCGCTGGCCCAGCGGAAACTGGACGAGGCCCGTAAGAGCAGTACCTCGCTCTGGCCGGAGGTCTCCTTCCTCACCGACCTCCACCCCGTGGTGGAGTGGCTGACCGACAAGGTGTTGGTCGAATTCGGTCACCAGGAGGCTCCGGTGATCACCTCACCGCACGTCGACGGACCCGTCTTCCTCGTCCAGGGCATCTACTCCAACGCCCTCGGCCGCCCGACCGTGGTGCGCTGGATGGCCGTGACCGGCCTCGACGGCTCCGCGGGCTGCCCGGGCGTCGTCCCCATGGCGGATGCCCTCCGCGACGCCAAGGTCGATCCGCGGCTCGCCCGTACCGGAGGCCCCCGCGACCTCGACCACCTCCAGTCCCTCGTCCCCGCTGCCGTCGCCGTCGCCCGAGACCATCTCGAAGCGGGTAAGGAAGAGTGGGCCGCGCAGCTCAGCGAGCCCCTCGCCGCCTACCGTGAGCACGTCTCCGGCTGGAAGCAGGACACCCTGGAAGGCGGCGCCAGCGGCCGCCGCGAACGCCAGGTGGAGGAGACCGCCGACGAGCTGGCCCGGCTGCTGGACCAGCTGGAGACCACCGGCCGGCCGCTGCTGCGCGTCCTGGCCGTCCTGGACCGCCCGGGCGACCCGGCATCGGCCGCCGCCGGAACCGACGGCCCGCCCACCCCCGAACCCACCCCGTCCGACGACCAGGCGGAGAACAACTGA
- a CDS encoding helicase-associated domain-containing protein, protein MNARTALVKWLGTLDPQRLTALLEERDLPLAAGHRRITTLRELAEHLLTDESVGQGLMAGTAGELELLASIAALALERHGPAAGGEAEDGTRYPWQQRKPVSPVEPADRWVPERDVLSWFEPGQKRQRAEHALTRLRERALLLPAPKGRLALPPLLHVRAAGFDGYGRTADRLLTTAYNAPEVKRIAANLFGEGAARTRDQAQALITALLADPARVRALVENAPVRALELLDHLVPGPPLLRTHCFVGRYGSQYAGPDAKYVFREGGSGDEGTDWLAGRGLLIPSGPDLGELPYEVARALRDEGAAPSPRLEPEPFTATVPLPSGWEGEGGTAAAAAAWRAELVLRALAAQPVAIRKAGGIAVRDTRRLAKAAGADEADTRLWLDLAVNAGLAAPRDDEPAPASRGRRNSKAPKPTARLLPSDRYDAWAAAPPAGKLLSLLAAWAVVPAVLTHWPDPDETPVALISPQDEDAVTLRTGVLRALAVLPDGHGLTANARGYTELLSLAAWFQPALRAHLAADATGELTGLDGVLDRMAATLAEAALLGMVAHGALTPAGRALCQLLEAGAARHYPAVPGAGADPAARGPEGLGDDLSLRPALAKAVTTLREELYAALPEPSDKARFQSDLTATATGAPAPALADLLSAVGDIESEGHAVVWRITATSIRRALDAGWSTDELLDRLTAASERDTPLPQPLAYTIKDTARTHGQLKVVRSACCIRSDDTALIAEVAQARGLTKLRLRRIAPTVLISTAPPEETLSALRTAGYAPTQEAETGTTLLDRAPTDRAPSLLPTLDEAHSAYGDPARGVPASARLLAATLAPGG, encoded by the coding sequence GTGAATGCGCGTACCGCCCTTGTGAAATGGCTGGGAACCCTGGATCCTCAGCGGCTGACCGCGTTGCTGGAGGAGCGGGATCTGCCGCTCGCCGCCGGGCACCGACGGATCACCACCCTCCGCGAGCTCGCCGAACACCTGCTCACCGACGAGTCGGTGGGCCAGGGGCTGATGGCGGGCACTGCCGGAGAACTGGAATTGCTCGCTTCCATCGCCGCCCTCGCCCTGGAGCGGCACGGCCCCGCAGCCGGTGGCGAGGCCGAGGATGGGACCCGATACCCCTGGCAACAGCGGAAGCCCGTTTCCCCGGTGGAACCCGCGGACCGATGGGTGCCCGAGCGGGACGTACTGTCCTGGTTCGAGCCGGGGCAGAAGCGTCAGCGGGCGGAACACGCACTCACCCGACTGCGGGAGCGCGCGTTGTTGCTCCCCGCACCCAAGGGCCGACTGGCGCTCCCACCACTGCTGCACGTCCGCGCCGCCGGGTTCGACGGTTACGGGCGTACGGCCGACCGGCTGCTGACCACCGCCTACAACGCCCCCGAGGTCAAGCGGATCGCCGCAAACCTCTTCGGCGAGGGGGCGGCCCGTACCCGCGACCAGGCCCAGGCGCTGATCACCGCTCTGCTCGCCGATCCCGCCCGGGTGCGGGCACTGGTGGAGAACGCCCCGGTCCGGGCGCTGGAGCTGCTGGACCACTTGGTACCCGGCCCGCCGCTGCTGCGGACCCACTGCTTCGTCGGCCGGTACGGGTCGCAGTACGCGGGCCCGGACGCCAAGTACGTCTTCCGGGAGGGCGGCAGCGGCGACGAGGGCACCGACTGGCTGGCCGGGCGCGGACTACTGATCCCCTCCGGCCCCGACCTCGGGGAGCTCCCCTACGAGGTCGCCCGTGCGCTCCGCGATGAGGGCGCGGCGCCCAGCCCCCGGCTGGAACCAGAGCCGTTCACCGCCACCGTGCCGCTGCCGTCCGGCTGGGAGGGCGAGGGTGGCACTGCCGCCGCGGCGGCCGCCTGGCGGGCCGAACTGGTACTGCGGGCGCTGGCCGCCCAGCCGGTCGCGATCCGCAAGGCGGGCGGGATCGCTGTACGGGACACCCGGCGGCTGGCCAAGGCGGCCGGGGCCGATGAGGCCGACACCCGGCTGTGGCTGGACCTCGCGGTGAACGCCGGCCTGGCCGCGCCCCGGGACGACGAACCGGCCCCCGCTTCCCGCGGCCGCCGCAACTCCAAGGCCCCCAAGCCCACCGCCCGGCTGCTGCCGAGCGACCGCTACGACGCCTGGGCCGCCGCTCCGCCCGCAGGCAAACTGCTGTCGCTCCTGGCCGCCTGGGCCGTGGTCCCCGCGGTTCTTACCCACTGGCCGGACCCCGACGAGACCCCGGTCGCGCTCATCAGTCCCCAGGACGAGGACGCCGTGACCCTCCGCACCGGGGTCCTGCGAGCGCTCGCCGTCCTCCCCGACGGCCACGGGCTGACCGCGAACGCGCGCGGATACACCGAACTGCTCTCCCTGGCCGCATGGTTCCAGCCCGCCCTGCGCGCTCACCTGGCCGCAGACGCCACGGGGGAGCTGACCGGCCTGGACGGAGTCCTCGACCGCATGGCGGCCACCCTGGCCGAGGCGGCCCTGCTCGGCATGGTGGCCCACGGCGCGCTCACCCCCGCCGGGCGGGCCCTGTGCCAGCTGCTGGAGGCGGGAGCCGCCCGCCACTACCCGGCAGTACCCGGCGCGGGCGCCGACCCGGCCGCCCGCGGCCCGGAAGGCCTGGGCGACGACCTCTCCCTCCGCCCCGCCCTGGCGAAGGCGGTGACCACCCTCCGCGAGGAGCTGTACGCAGCGCTGCCCGAGCCCAGCGACAAGGCCCGGTTTCAGAGCGACCTGACCGCCACGGCCACCGGCGCGCCCGCGCCCGCCCTCGCCGACCTGCTCTCCGCCGTCGGCGACATCGAGTCCGAGGGCCACGCGGTGGTCTGGCGCATCACGGCAACCTCCATCCGCCGGGCCCTGGACGCCGGCTGGAGCACGGACGAACTACTCGACCGCCTCACGGCGGCGAGCGAGCGCGACACCCCCCTCCCCCAACCACTGGCCTACACGATCAAAGACACCGCCCGCACCCACGGACAACTCAAGGTCGTCCGCTCCGCCTGCTGCATCCGCTCGGACGACACCGCCCTGATCGCCGAGGTGGCCCAGGCCCGCGGCCTGACCAAGCTCCGCCTGCGCCGAATCGCCCCGACCGTCCTGATCTCCACAGCCCCGCCGGAGGAGACCCTGTCAGCCCTCCGCACGGCCGGCTACGCCCCCACCCAGGAGGCCGAGACCGGCACCACACTCCTCGACCGCGCCCCCACCGACCGCGCACCGAGCCTCTTGCCGACCCTGGACGAGGCTCACAGCGCCTACGGTGACCCGGCCCGCGGCGTTCCCGCGAGCGCCCGTCTACTGGCCGCCACCCTCGCCCCGGGCGGCTAG